A genomic region of Populus nigra chromosome 11, ddPopNigr1.1, whole genome shotgun sequence contains the following coding sequences:
- the LOC133668445 gene encoding ferrochelatase-2, chloroplastic-like, with translation MIMNCGAVNATTPSSTSWSASHSSKVPMLLPRAICTPQRMCCVSGVHVDACVSFNVSRNCAVAKDSLGWSGTSPSLYSKQPFNKFLLPLKALVTSTSQDFPIASLIGEEKVGVLLLNLGGPETLEDVQPFLFNLFADPDIIRLPRLFRFLQKPLAQFISVARAPKSKEGYASIGGGSPLRQITDAQAEELRKSLWEKQVPAKVYVGMRYWHPFTEEAIEQIKRDGITKLVVLPLYPQFSISTSGSSLRLLESIFREDEYLVNMQHTVIPSWYQREGYIKAMTNLIEKELEKFDRPEQAVIFFSAHGVPLAYVEEAGDPYKAEMEECVDLIMEELEKRKIINAYTLAYQSRVGPVEWLKPYTDETIIELGKKGVKRLLAVPISFVSEHIETLEEIDVEYKELALKSGIEKWGRVPALGCEPTFISDLADAVIESLPYVGAMAVSNLEARQSLVPLGSVEELLAVYDSKRRELPSPVTVWEWGWTRSAETWNGRAAMLAVLVLLVLEVTTGQGFLHQWGIFPSFH, from the exons atgataaTGAATTGTGGAGCAGTGAATGCTACTACTCCTTCTTCAACTTCTTGGTCTGCTTCTCACAGCTCCAAAGTCCCCAT GTTGTTGCCTAGGGCAATTTGTACTCCACAAAGGATGTGTTGTGTCTCTGGTGTTCATGTGGATGCTTGTGTTAGTTTTAATGTCTCAAGAAATTGTGCTGTAGCTAAAGACTCATTGGGTTGGTCTGGAACTTCACCATCTTTATATTCTAAGCAGCCATTCAACAAATTTTTGTTGCCTTTGAAAGCATTAGTGACTTCAACATCTCAAGATTTTCCCATTGCATCACTTATCGGTGAAGAAAAGGTAGGAGTTTTGTTGCTTAATCTTGGCGGTCCAGAGACTCTTGAAGATGTGCAGCCTTTCCTTTTTAATCTTTTCGCTGACCCG GACATTATAAGACTGCCAAGGTTGTTTCGATTTCTTCAAAAGCCCCTGGCCCAATTCATATCTGTTGCGAGGGCACCAAAGAGCAAAGAAGGCTATGCTTCAATTGGTGGTGGCTCTCCTTTGCGGCAGATTACTGATGCACAG GCTGAAGAATTGAGGAAATCCCTGTGGGAAAAGCAAGTCCCAGCGAAGGTATATGTTGGTATGCGCTACTGGCACCCGTTCACTGAAGAAGCCATCGAACAG aTAAAAAGAGATGGAATCACAAAGCTCGTTGTCCTTCCCCTTTACCCACAGTTTTCAATATCAACTAGTGGTTCAAGCCTTAGACTTTTGGAGAGTATATTCCG GGAAGATGAATATCTTGTAAACATGCAGCATACAGTGATACCTTCTTGGTACCAGCGTGAAGGATACATCAAAGCTATGACAAATTTGATTGAAAAGGAATTAGAAAAATTTGACCGTCCTGAGCAG GCTGTGATCTTTTTTAGTGCACACGGTGTGCCACTTGCATATGTGGAAGAAGCTGGTGATCCATACAAGGCAGAAATGGAGGAATGCGTGGATTTGATAATGGAGGaattagaaaagagaaagatcataaATGCATACACTCTTGCATATCAG AGCAGAGTTGGACCTGTGGAATGGTTGAAACCATATACTGATGAGACAATCATTGAGCTTGGGAAGAAAGGGGTAAAACGTCTTTTGGCTGTTCCAATTAG CTTTGTTAGTGAGCATATCGAGACCTTGGAAGAAATTGATGTTGAGTACAAAGAGTTGGCTCTCAAGTCTGGTATAGAAAAATGGGGACGTGTTCCTGCACTAGGATGTGAGCCAACCTTCATTTCAGATTTGGCTGATGCAGTGATTGAGAGTCTTCCATATGTAGGAGCTATGGCAGTCTCAAATCTAGAAGCTCGACAG TCTTTAGTTCCGCTTGGCAGTGTAGAGGAGCTGCTGGCAGTTTATGATTCGAAGCGAAGAGAGCTACCATCGCCTGTGACGGTATGGGAATGGGGTTGGACAAGAAGTGCAGAAACCTGGAACGGGCGAGCAGCTATGCTGGCAGTTCTTGTTCTATTGGTTCTTGAAGTCACCACGGGGCAGGGGTTTTTGCACCAATGGGGTATTTTTCCATCGTTCCATTGA
- the LOC133667928 gene encoding serine/threonine-protein kinase SRK2A-like, whose protein sequence is MEKYELVKDLGAGNFGVARLLRHKETKELVAMKYIERGHKIDENVAREIINHRSLRHPNIIRFKEVVLTPTHLAIVMEYAAGGELFERICNAGRFSEDEARYFFQQLISGVNYCHNMQICHRDLKLENTLLDGSPAPRLKICDFGYSKSSLLHSRPKSTVGTPAYIAPEVLSRREYDGKLADVWSCGVTLYVMLVGAYPFEDQDDPRNFRKTIQRIMAVQYKIPDYVHVSQACRNLLSRIFVANSSRRISLSEIKSHPWFLKNLPKELTEPAQAIYYQRDNPSFSLQSVDEIMKIVAEARQQPPSSKPVKGFGWEVEEDEEEDIDAEVEEEDDEDEYDKRVKEVHASGEYQIS, encoded by the exons ATGGAGAAATATGAGTTGGTGAAGGATTTAGGAGCTGGGAATTTTGGGGTAGCAAGGCTTTTGAGGCACAAAGAGACCAAAGAACTTGTTGCCATGAAATACATTGAAAGAGGTCATAAG aTAGATGAGAACGTGGCAAGGGAGATTATAAATCACAGATCATTAAGGCACCCCAATATAATTCGGTTCAAGGAG GTGGTTTTGACCCCAACACACTTGGCAATTGTGATGGAGTATGCAGCTGGTGGAGAACTCTTTGAAAGAATCTGCAATGCTGGTAGATTCAGTGAAGATGAG GCTAGATATTTCTTTCAGCAGCTGATCTCTGGGGTTAATTACTGTCACAACATG CAAATCTGCCATAGAGATCTGAAACTGGAAAACACACTGTTAGATGGAAGTCCGGCACCTCGCTTGAAAATCTGTGATTTCGGTTACTCTAAG TCCTCTTTGCTGCATTCAAGGCCGAAATCAACGGTAGGAACTCCGGCTTACATAGCACCGGAAGTTCTCTCTCGGAGAGAGTATGATGGCAAG CTGGCAGATGTTTGGTCATGTGGAGTTACTCTTTATGTGATGCTGGTAGGGGCATACCCATTTGAAGACCAAGATGACCCTAGAAATTTTAGGAAAACAATTCAG AGAATAATGGCTGTGCAATACAAAATCCCTGACTATGTTCATGTATCTCAAGCTTGCAGAAACCTGCTATCTCGCATATTCGTTGCAAACTCTTCCAGG AGAATTTCACTCTCAGAAATCAAAAGCCACCCATGGTTCTTAAAGAACTTGCCAAAGGAACTGACGGAGCCAGCACAAGCCATCTATTACCAGAGAGATAATCCAAGCTTTTCTCTTCAAAGTGTGGATGAGATAATGAAAATTGTGGCTGAGGCAAGACAACAGCCTCCATCATCCAAGCCTGTCAAAGGTTTCGGATGGgaagttgaagaagatgaagaggaaGACATCGATGCAGAGGTAGAAGAGGAAGATGACGAAGATGAATATGACAAGAGGGTCAAGGAGGTTCATGCAAGTGGAGAGTATCAAATCAGTTGA
- the LOC133668671 gene encoding patellin-3-like, producing MAEVAQNVSQEQVVVVTDVPQAEKTTPVPPTMPVVGKELPLPVPETEEVPMKPKQVEESVVETEDLKASGGDDEKMPQLVSFKEESTKVADLLESEKKALQEFKKLVQEALNKHEFSALTTTPAPAKEEKKKDVVVASEEEKKPAQEEETPAVIEEKENVEPKVVAEKEEKKEVVESEVLDDQEKVAPVPAVASDTAAVSTVDDDGAKTVEAIEETIVAVSSSLASSQEETSAQATKEPEGETKAASALDEGAKEVKSETVVEVTPEIVSIWGITLLADDRSDVILLKFLRARDFKVKDAFTMLKNTIRWRKELGIDELLEQDLGCDDLGKVVFMHGLDKEGHPVCYNVYGEFQNKELYKNSLSDEEKRQRFLRWRIQFLERSIRKLDFSPGGVSTIVQVNDLKNSPGPAKRELRQATRQALQLLQDNYPEFVAKQIFINVPWWYLTVNRMLSPFLTQRTRSKFVFAGPSKSAETLTRYITAEQIPVKYGGLSKDGEFCTADAVSEITVKASAKHTVEFPVTETCLLTWEMRVVGWDVSYGAEFVPSAEDSYTVIIQKARKVAITEEPVVSNSFKVGEPGKVVLTIDNTTSKKKKKLLYRLKTKPCSD from the exons ATGGCAGAGGTGGCACAAAACGTGAGTCAAGAACAAGTGGTGGTGGTAACTGATGTTCCACAAGCTGAGAAAACAACACCAGTGCCACCAACAATGCCAGTGGTGGGGAAAGAGCTACCATTGCCCGTGCCTGAGACTGAGGAGGTGCCAATGAAGCCAAAGCAGGTTGAGGAGTCTGTTGTGGAGACTGAGGATTTGAAAGCTAGTGGAGGTGATGATGAGAAGATGCCTCAGTTGGTTTCTTTTAAGGAAGAAAGTACTAAAGTTGCTGATCTTCTTGAGTCTGAGAAGAAAGCACTTCAAGAATTTAAGAAACTTGTTCAGGAAGCACTTAACAAGCATGAATTTAGTGCTTTAACAACAACACCAGCACCAgctaaagaagagaagaagaaagatgtgGTGGTGGCCtcggaggaggagaaaaaaccAGCCCAAGAAGAGGAAACACCGGCAGTAATAGAGGAGAAGGAAAACGTGGAGCCTAAAGTTGTAgcagagaaagaagagaagaaagaagtgGTGGAAAGTGAGGTTCTTGATGATCAAGAAAAGGTGGCTCCCGTTCCTGCTGTTGCTAGTGATACTGCTGCAGTTAGTACTGTGGATGATGATGGTGCCAAGACTGTAGAAGCCATTGAAGAGACCATTGTAGCTGTCTCCTCTTCACTGGCTTCTTCACAAGAGGAGACTTCAGCTCAGGCTACAAAAGAGCCTGAGGGAGAGACAAAGGCTGCCTCAGCATTGGATGAGGGAGCCAAAGAAGTTAAGTCTGAGACTGTGGTGGAAGTGACACCAGAGATAGTATCAATCTGGGGCATAACGCTTCTTGCTGATGACAGAAGTGATGTGATTCTATTGAAATTTCTTAGAGCCAGGGATTTCAAGGTGAAAGATGCCTTCACCATGCTCAAGAACACAATTCGCTGGAGAAAGGAGCTCGGCATTGATGAATTGCTTGAACAAGATTTGGGCTGTGATGATTTGGGGAAGGTGGTATTTATGCATGGTCTTGACAAAGAGGGACACCCGGTTTGCTACAATGTCTACGGGGAGTTCCAAAACAAGGAGCTTTACAAGAATTCATTATCTGATGAAGAGAAGAGGCAGAGATTCTTGAGGTGGAGAATTCAATTCCTGGAAAGGAGTATTAGGAAATTGGATTTCAGTCCTGGTGGAGTCTCTACCATTGTTCAGGTTAATGACTTGAAAAATTCTCCTGGACCAGCTAAGAGAGAGCTTAGACAAGCTACTAGACAGGCACTTCAATTGCTTCAAGACAACTATCCAGAATTTGTGGCCAAACAG ATCTTCATCAATGTGCCCTGGTGGTACCTCACAGTCAATAGAATGTTAAGTCCATTTTTAACTCAGAGAACCAGAAGCAAGTTTGTCTTTGCTGGTCCTTCCAAATCTGCAGAAACCCTCACCAG GTACATAACTGCTGAGCAAATACCAGTGAAGTATGGAGGACTAAGCAAAGATGGTGAATTTTGCACAGCTGATGCTGTTTCTGAGATTACAGTGAAGGCATCAGCAAAGCACACTGTAGAATTCCCAGTTACTGAG ACATGCCTTCTGACTTGGGAAATGAGAGTTGTGGGATGGGATGTGAGCTATGGCGCCGAATTCGTACCAAGTGCTGAGGATAGCTACACAGTGATCATCCAAAAGGCTAGAAAGGTTGCTATAACTGAAGAACCAGTGGTTAGCAACAGTTTTAAAGTTGGTGAACCTGGTAAAGTTGTTCTCACCATTGACAATACCACttccaagaagaagaagaagctcctCTATCGCTTGAAAACCAAGCCTTGTTCTGATTAA
- the LOC133668021 gene encoding defensin-like protein 1, protein MEKKCYGLFLLLLIALASQEMMVPAEARVCLSQSHSFKGPCVRGHNCASVCKTEGFPGGECKGFRRRCFCAKPC, encoded by the exons ATGGAGAAGAAATGCTATGGTCTTTTCTTGTTGCTGCTCATTGCCCTGGCTTCCC AGGAAATGATGGTTCCTGCTGAGGCTAGGGTTTGTTTGTCACAGAGCCACAGTTTTAAAGGACCATGTGTAAGAGGCCACAACTGTGCTAGTGTGTGCAAGACTGAAGGTTTTCCCGGTGGTGAATGCAAAGGGTTCCGCCGCCGCTGTTTTTGCGCCAAGCCTTGTTAG
- the LOC133668020 gene encoding defensin-like protein 1, with product MEIKRSFGLFFLLLIVLASQEVVVPTEARVCQSQSHYFKGPCARDHNCAWVCRNEGFSGGRCKGFRRRCFCTKLC from the exons ATGGAGATCAAGAGATCCTTTGGGCTTTTCTTCTTGCTCCTCATTGTCTTGGCTTCTC AAGAGGTGGTGGTGCCTACTGAGGCAAGGGTTTGCCAGTCACAGAGCCATTATTTTAAAGGTCCATGTGCAAGGGACCATAACTGTGCTTGGGTGTGCAGGAATGAAGGTTTCTCTGGTGGAAGATGCAAAGGGTTCCGTCGCCGCTGTTTTTGCACCAAGCTTTGTTAA